The following coding sequences are from one Leptospira mayottensis 200901116 window:
- the lp30 gene encoding plasminogen-binding receptor Lp30 → MSIFLNRIVFVAFFVLVSNCTKEVVRVYNPITDKDKKSYGVMAFGLYAYNQNHKDLLNLFSKDSGTVFAELGMYGVKFSEIVSKDTKKNSLSVSPYPIEEPVMVEKVESTQYLEGKTGYLSPFYLLLSLDPAKEYAITGITYTYQVNCGQKCRRVVVRDFSVEPSKSFKVFPIKTKAGDITFGGILMAKVAPASKDDPYGIADDTPNLSELFAGNKVLVNLETGEEYIKGMESDYLKKLFYGGEVSQKNAEKLFYENLIKAYPEGYWKTLAEKKRAALGN, encoded by the coding sequence ATGTCAATTTTTTTAAATCGAATTGTGTTCGTCGCGTTTTTTGTATTAGTTTCGAATTGTACGAAGGAAGTGGTGCGTGTATATAATCCTATAACAGATAAAGATAAAAAATCATATGGGGTCATGGCTTTCGGGCTTTATGCGTACAACCAAAACCACAAAGATTTATTGAATTTATTCAGCAAAGATTCAGGAACGGTATTTGCTGAGCTTGGAATGTACGGGGTCAAATTCTCCGAGATCGTTTCAAAAGACACCAAAAAAAATTCTCTGAGTGTAAGCCCGTATCCGATTGAAGAACCAGTGATGGTGGAAAAAGTAGAATCGACTCAATACCTTGAAGGAAAAACTGGATATCTTTCTCCGTTTTATCTTTTACTCTCGCTTGATCCTGCAAAGGAATATGCAATTACCGGCATAACTTATACTTACCAAGTAAATTGCGGTCAGAAGTGTAGACGAGTAGTGGTTCGAGATTTTTCGGTAGAGCCATCCAAATCTTTTAAGGTATTTCCTATCAAAACAAAAGCGGGGGATATCACATTTGGTGGGATTTTGATGGCAAAGGTGGCTCCGGCTTCTAAAGACGATCCTTACGGTATTGCAGATGATACTCCGAATCTCAGTGAACTTTTTGCCGGAAATAAAGTATTGGTAAATCTAGAAACTGGAGAAGAGTATATCAAAGGAATGGAATCTGATTATTTAAAGAAATTATTTTATGGTGGAGAAGTAAGTCAGAAGAACGCGGAAAAATTGTTCTATGAGAATCTAATCAAAGCATATCCGGAAGGTTATTGGAAAACGCTTGCTGAAAAAAAGAGAGCGGCTTTAGGCAATTAA